From Kingella potus, a single genomic window includes:
- the metE gene encoding 5-methyltetrahydropteroyltriglutamate--homocysteine S-methyltransferase: MTTFHLSGYPRIGAKRELKFAVEGFWKGAKSEAELRETAAGIRRLNWAAQKAAGADLLPVGDFSFYDHVLDLLCTLGAIPKRFGFDAANLSLQEYFQLARGNATQFAMEMTKWFDTNYHYIVPEWHADTEFSVNAQNLIAQIKEAKAQGYDIKPTLIGPVTLLWLGKAKDENFKRISLLPKLVAAYAQLLRELAAEGVDWIQIDEPILAADADENWIKAVETAYKELGNTGVRIIIGTYFASVAEHLNLLKSLPVHGVHIDCVRAPEQLAVFADAWPENKVLSVGLIDGRNVWRANLSKVIDTLKPVQEKLGNNLWIAPSCSLLHSPQDLAVEEKLDSEIKSWMAFAAQKLVELGVVKQALAHGKDSVKEAVAASDAAAADRATNKKIHNEAVQKRVADLPKGADQRKSPFAERIKAQQAWMKLPVLPTTTIGSFPQTAEIRQARAAFKKGELSAADYDAAMKKEIAYCVEVQEKLELDVPVHGEAERNDMVEYFGEQLAGYCFTQFGWVQSYGSRCVKPPVIFGDVSRPEPMTVYWSAYAQSLTKRPMKGMLTGPVTMYKWSFVRDDVPLSLVAKQIALALNDEVLDLEKAGIKVIQIDEPAIREAMPLKKAQWDGFLAWACEAFRLSSTGAEDSTQIHTHMCYSEFNDILPAIASMDADVITIETSRSDMELLTAFGDFKYPNDIGPGVYDIHSPRVPTAAEVEKLLRKAMEVVPVERLWVNPDCGLKTRGWKETIEQLEVMMEVTKKLRAELAK, encoded by the coding sequence ATGACCACATTCCACCTATCCGGCTACCCGCGCATCGGCGCGAAACGCGAGCTGAAATTTGCCGTCGAAGGCTTTTGGAAAGGCGCAAAAAGCGAAGCCGAGCTGCGTGAAACCGCTGCCGGAATCCGCCGTCTGAACTGGGCGGCGCAAAAAGCTGCCGGTGCGGATCTGCTGCCGGTGGGCGATTTTTCGTTTTACGACCATGTTTTGGACCTGCTGTGCACTTTGGGCGCGATTCCGAAACGCTTCGGTTTCGACGCGGCCAACCTGAGCCTGCAAGAATATTTCCAACTGGCACGCGGCAACGCCACCCAGTTTGCCATGGAAATGACCAAGTGGTTCGATACCAACTACCACTACATCGTACCCGAATGGCACGCCGACACCGAGTTTTCGGTTAACGCCCAAAACCTGATTGCCCAAATCAAAGAAGCCAAAGCGCAAGGCTACGACATCAAGCCCACGCTGATCGGCCCCGTTACCCTGTTGTGGTTGGGCAAAGCCAAAGACGAAAACTTCAAACGCATCAGCCTGCTGCCCAAGCTGGTGGCCGCCTATGCCCAACTGCTGCGCGAACTGGCTGCCGAAGGCGTGGACTGGATTCAGATCGACGAGCCGATTTTGGCCGCCGATGCCGACGAAAACTGGATCAAAGCCGTTGAAACCGCTTATAAAGAGCTGGGCAACACCGGCGTGCGCATCATTATCGGCACTTATTTCGCTTCGGTTGCCGAGCATCTGAACCTGCTCAAATCCCTGCCCGTACACGGCGTGCACATCGACTGCGTGCGTGCGCCCGAGCAGTTGGCCGTGTTTGCCGATGCCTGGCCGGAAAACAAAGTTTTGTCGGTCGGCCTGATCGACGGCCGCAACGTATGGCGCGCCAACCTGAGCAAAGTCATCGACACGCTCAAACCCGTTCAGGAAAAACTGGGCAACAATCTGTGGATCGCGCCGAGCTGCTCGCTGCTGCACAGCCCGCAGGATTTGGCCGTCGAAGAAAAACTCGACAGCGAAATCAAATCATGGATGGCGTTTGCCGCGCAAAAACTGGTTGAGCTGGGTGTGGTGAAACAAGCACTGGCACACGGCAAAGACAGCGTGAAAGAGGCTGTTGCCGCTTCCGATGCCGCCGCCGCCGACCGCGCCACCAACAAAAAAATCCACAATGAAGCCGTACAAAAACGCGTGGCCGACCTGCCCAAAGGTGCGGATCAGCGCAAATCGCCGTTTGCCGAGCGCATCAAAGCCCAACAGGCTTGGATGAAACTGCCCGTGCTGCCCACCACCACCATCGGTTCGTTCCCGCAAACCGCCGAAATCCGCCAAGCCCGCGCCGCCTTCAAAAAAGGCGAGTTGAGTGCTGCCGATTACGATGCGGCGATGAAAAAAGAAATCGCCTACTGTGTTGAAGTGCAGGAAAAACTGGAACTCGACGTGCCGGTACACGGCGAAGCCGAGCGCAACGATATGGTCGAATACTTCGGCGAACAGCTTGCCGGCTACTGCTTCACCCAGTTCGGCTGGGTGCAGAGCTACGGCAGCCGCTGCGTGAAGCCGCCTGTGATTTTCGGCGACGTTTCCCGCCCCGAGCCGATGACCGTTTATTGGTCTGCCTACGCGCAAAGCCTGACCAAACGCCCGATGAAAGGCATGCTCACCGGCCCCGTTACCATGTACAAATGGTCGTTTGTACGCGACGACGTGCCTTTGAGCCTCGTGGCCAAGCAAATCGCACTGGCCTTGAACGACGAAGTGTTGGATTTGGAAAAAGCCGGCATCAAGGTCATCCAAATCGACGAACCGGCCATCCGCGAAGCCATGCCGCTGAAAAAAGCGCAATGGGACGGATTCTTGGCTTGGGCGTGCGAAGCCTTCCGCCTGTCCAGCACCGGCGCAGAAGACAGCACCCAAATCCACACCCATATGTGCTACTCGGAGTTTAACGACATCCTTCCCGCCATCGCCAGCATGGATGCCGACGTAATCACCATCGAAACCTCGCGCTCCGATATGGAACTGCTGACCGCGTTCGGCGACTTCAAATACCCCAACGACATCGGCCCGGGCGTATACGACATCCACAGCCCGCGCGTACCGACTGCCGCAGAAGTGGAA
- a CDS encoding formate--tetrahydrofolate ligase: protein MTHKTDAQIAREADIRPIAEIAAKLGIAADRLEPYGRYKAKINPADAFGLPDKKGRLILVTAINPTPAGEGKTTITIGLADALNRIGKTAAVAMREPSLGPVFGIKGGAAGGGYSQVLPMEDINLHFTGDFHAIGAANNLLAAMLDNHIYQGNALNIDPKRILWRRAVDMNDRQLRNIISGNGKPTDGVLRPDGFDITVASEVMAVFCLARDLADLKERLGNMLVAYAKDGSPVFARDLNAHGAMAALLKDALKPNLVQTIGGTPAFVHGGPFANIAHGCNSVTATRLALHLADYAVTEAGFGADLGAEKFCDIKCRLSGLKPDAAVVVATVRALKYNGGVPKDQLGAENLEALERGLANLLRHIRNLKTVFGLPVVVALNRFVSDTDAELALIQTACRQHGAEAALAEVWAHGGAGGEDLARKVVAAVEAQNGNFSYAYDTADSIPDKIRAIATKIYGAADVAFSAEARAEIASLEKLGLDKLPVCVAKTQYSFSDDPKLLGCPEGFTITVRSLTLSAGAGFIVAVCGSIMKMPGLPKVPSAEKIDVDAEGNITGLF, encoded by the coding sequence ATGACCCACAAAACCGATGCCCAAATCGCCCGCGAGGCCGACATCCGCCCCATAGCCGAAATCGCCGCCAAACTCGGCATTGCCGCCGACAGACTCGAACCCTACGGCCGCTACAAAGCCAAAATCAACCCCGCCGACGCATTCGGCCTGCCCGACAAAAAAGGCCGCCTGATTCTGGTTACCGCCATCAACCCCACGCCCGCCGGCGAAGGCAAAACCACCATCACCATCGGCCTGGCCGACGCACTCAACCGCATCGGCAAAACCGCCGCCGTCGCCATGCGCGAGCCATCTCTCGGCCCCGTATTCGGCATCAAAGGCGGCGCGGCCGGCGGCGGCTATTCCCAAGTGCTGCCGATGGAAGACATCAACCTCCACTTCACCGGCGACTTCCACGCCATCGGCGCGGCCAACAACCTCCTGGCCGCCATGCTCGACAACCACATCTACCAGGGCAACGCGCTCAACATCGACCCCAAACGCATCCTGTGGCGGCGCGCGGTGGACATGAACGACCGCCAGTTGCGCAACATCATCAGCGGCAACGGCAAGCCCACCGACGGCGTGCTGCGTCCCGACGGCTTCGACATCACCGTTGCCAGCGAAGTCATGGCCGTCTTCTGCCTTGCCCGCGACCTGGCCGATTTGAAAGAACGCCTCGGCAACATGCTGGTTGCCTACGCCAAAGACGGCAGCCCCGTTTTCGCCCGCGACCTCAACGCCCACGGCGCAATGGCCGCCCTCCTCAAAGACGCGCTCAAACCCAACCTCGTGCAAACCATAGGCGGCACCCCCGCCTTCGTCCACGGCGGCCCCTTCGCCAACATCGCCCACGGCTGCAACTCCGTAACCGCCACCCGCCTCGCCCTGCATCTGGCCGACTATGCCGTAACCGAAGCCGGCTTCGGCGCGGATTTGGGCGCGGAAAAATTCTGCGACATCAAATGCCGCCTCTCCGGCCTCAAACCCGATGCCGCCGTCGTCGTCGCCACCGTCCGCGCCCTCAAATACAACGGCGGCGTACCCAAAGACCAGCTCGGCGCGGAAAACCTCGAAGCCCTCGAACGCGGCCTGGCCAACCTGCTGCGCCACATCCGCAACCTCAAAACCGTATTCGGCCTGCCCGTCGTCGTGGCACTCAACCGCTTCGTTTCCGACACCGATGCCGAACTCGCCCTCATTCAGACGGCCTGCCGGCAACACGGCGCAGAAGCCGCCCTTGCCGAAGTGTGGGCGCACGGCGGCGCAGGCGGCGAAGACCTCGCCCGCAAAGTTGTGGCCGCCGTCGAAGCCCAAAACGGCAATTTCTCCTACGCCTACGACACCGCCGACAGCATCCCCGACAAAATCCGCGCCATCGCCACCAAAATCTACGGCGCAGCCGATGTCGCATTCAGCGCGGAAGCCCGTGCCGAAATCGCATCGCTGGAAAAACTGGGGCTGGACAAACTGCCCGTGTGCGTCGCCAAAACCCAATACTCGTTCAGCGACGACCCCAAACTCCTCGGCTGCCCCGAAGGCTTCACCATCACCGTGCGCAGCCTCACCCTCTCCGCCGGCGCAGGCTTCATCGTTGCCGTCTGCGGCAGCATCATGAAAATGCCCGGCCTGCCCAAAGTCCCCTCGGCCGAAAAAATCGATGTGGACGCGGAAGGAAACATTACCGGCCTGTTCTAA
- the lysA gene encoding diaminopimelate decarboxylase has translation MSLCCENIRYTELAERYGTPLYIYSRAALDEAFAAYTCAFAALDPLICYAVKANGNLAVIRRFAELGSGFDIVSGGELARVLAAGGSAAKTIFSGVGKSEAEIEFALRAGIKCFNAESLPELERINAVAGRLNLKAPVSLRINPDVDAQTHPYISTGLKDNKFGIAMRDAEAAYRRAAALPHLHIVGIDCHIGSQLIRLDPLIEACERILALARRLAAQGIGLQHIDLGGGVGIVYDQEDTPDLAAYASAVAKLIGGSKLGLILEPGRSLVGNAGSLLTRVEYVKRNENKNFLIVDAAMNDLMRPALYQAYHRIEPAETPSAAPFAADIVGPICETGDFLAKDRTIAAQAGDLLVVRGAGAYAASMASNYNTRPRAAEVMVNGGEARIVRRRETIEEMLANEKACL, from the coding sequence ATGAGCCTCTGCTGCGAAAACATCCGCTACACCGAGCTTGCCGAACGCTACGGTACTCCTCTATACATATACAGCCGCGCCGCCCTCGATGAAGCGTTTGCCGCCTACACTTGCGCCTTCGCCGCGCTCGACCCCCTTATCTGCTACGCCGTCAAAGCCAACGGCAATCTTGCCGTCATCCGCCGCTTCGCCGAATTGGGCAGCGGCTTCGACATCGTTTCCGGCGGCGAACTCGCCCGCGTGCTGGCCGCAGGCGGCAGCGCGGCCAAAACCATCTTCTCCGGCGTGGGCAAAAGCGAAGCGGAAATCGAATTTGCCCTGCGCGCAGGCATCAAATGCTTCAATGCGGAGAGCCTGCCCGAACTCGAACGCATCAACGCCGTTGCCGGCCGTCTGAACCTCAAAGCCCCCGTTTCCCTGCGCATCAATCCCGACGTGGACGCGCAAACCCATCCCTATATCTCCACCGGCCTGAAAGACAACAAATTCGGCATTGCCATGCGCGATGCCGAAGCCGCCTACCGCCGCGCCGCCGCCCTGCCCCACCTGCACATTGTCGGCATCGACTGCCACATCGGTTCGCAGCTCATCCGGCTCGATCCCCTTATCGAAGCCTGCGAACGCATCCTCGCCCTTGCCCGCCGCCTTGCCGCGCAGGGCATAGGGTTGCAGCACATCGACCTCGGCGGCGGCGTGGGCATTGTCTACGACCAAGAAGACACGCCCGACCTTGCCGCCTACGCCTCTGCCGTGGCAAAACTCATCGGCGGCAGCAAGCTCGGCCTGATTCTCGAACCGGGCCGCAGCCTTGTCGGCAACGCGGGCAGCCTGCTTACCCGCGTCGAATACGTCAAACGCAACGAAAACAAAAACTTCCTTATCGTAGACGCGGCGATGAACGACCTGATGCGCCCCGCCCTCTATCAGGCCTACCACCGCATCGAGCCGGCCGAAACCCCGTCTGCCGCCCCCTTTGCCGCCGACATCGTCGGCCCTATATGCGAAACCGGCGACTTTCTCGCCAAAGACCGCACCATCGCCGCGCAGGCGGGCGATTTGCTGGTGGTGCGCGGCGCGGGCGCATACGCGGCCAGCATGGCAAGCAACTACAACACCCGCCCCCGTGCCGCCGAAGTGATGGTAAACGGCGGCGAAGCCCGCATCGTCCGCCGCCGCGAAACCATCGAAGAAATGCTGGCAAACGAAAAAGCCTGTTTGTAA
- the lptM gene encoding LPS translocon maturation chaperone LptM has translation MKTPVCFLAAALLLSACGFKGGLYLPKEQDKAGFGAVQTGLKKSARKPEKTADAPEEAQPAEARP, from the coding sequence ATGAAAACACCCGTTTGCTTCCTTGCCGCCGCCCTGCTCTTGTCGGCCTGCGGCTTCAAAGGCGGCCTCTATCTGCCCAAAGAACAAGACAAAGCCGGCTTCGGCGCGGTGCAGACCGGCCTGAAAAAGTCTGCCCGCAAGCCCGAAAAAACCGCCGACGCGCCTGAGGAAGCACAGCCTGCGGAAGCGCGCCCATGA
- the cyaY gene encoding iron donor protein CyaY yields MMTESGFLQHSDGLFAYIDEALDSLDADFDCLREGNVLTIEAADGTQIIVNRHTPNRELWIAAKSGGYHFAERGGQWLATRDGQEFFAVLSQVLSAACGESVRIAPFAG; encoded by the coding sequence ATGATGACCGAAAGCGGATTTTTACAGCATTCAGACGGCCTCTTTGCCTATATAGACGAAGCGTTGGACAGCCTGGACGCGGACTTCGACTGCCTGCGCGAGGGCAATGTGCTCACCATCGAAGCGGCGGACGGCACGCAGATTATCGTCAACCGCCATACGCCCAACCGCGAGCTGTGGATTGCCGCCAAAAGCGGCGGCTACCACTTTGCCGAGCGCGGCGGCCAATGGCTGGCCACGCGCGACGGGCAGGAGTTTTTCGCCGTGCTCTCGCAGGTATTGTCCGCCGCCTGCGGCGAAAGCGTACGCATCGCGCCGTTTGCCGGATAA
- a CDS encoding oxidative damage protection protein: MTRMVHCVKLGKEAEGMKFPPLPNALGKRIFENVSQEAWNAWTRHQTMLINENRLSLADPRAREYLAQQMENYFFGDGADAVQGYVPQEPA, encoded by the coding sequence ATGACCCGCATGGTCCACTGCGTCAAACTCGGCAAAGAAGCCGAAGGCATGAAATTCCCGCCGCTGCCCAACGCGCTGGGCAAACGCATTTTTGAAAACGTATCGCAGGAGGCATGGAACGCTTGGACGCGCCACCAAACCATGCTGATCAACGAAAACCGCCTCAGCCTCGCCGACCCCCGCGCCCGCGAATACCTCGCCCAGCAGATGGAAAACTACTTCTTCGGCGACGGCGCGGATGCCGTGCAGGGCTATGTGCCGCAAGAGCCGGCATAA
- a CDS encoding A1S_2505 family phage non-structural protein, whose translation MSVKHEIRDNEIFVFGSNRAGKHGLGTALMARMKYGAEMGQGFGFAGNSFAVPVKDEALKLLPIEDIAGYVQMFLDFAKANFDKRFFVTPLGTALGEYHAPDIAPLFKDAPDNCRLPPEWEEVIGR comes from the coding sequence ATGAGCGTCAAACACGAAATACGGGATAACGAAATTTTTGTCTTCGGCTCGAACCGGGCGGGCAAACACGGGCTGGGTACCGCGCTGATGGCAAGGATGAAATACGGCGCGGAAATGGGGCAGGGCTTCGGCTTTGCCGGCAATTCGTTTGCCGTTCCCGTAAAAGACGAGGCACTCAAGCTGCTGCCGATCGAAGACATCGCCGGCTATGTGCAGATGTTTCTCGATTTCGCCAAAGCCAATTTCGACAAACGTTTTTTTGTTACCCCGCTCGGCACCGCGCTGGGCGAATACCACGCGCCGGACATTGCCCCGCTCTTTAAAGACGCGCCCGACAACTGCCGCCTGCCGCCCGAATGGGAAGAAGTGATCGGCAGATAA
- the ppk1 gene encoding polyphosphate kinase 1: MPQSNRLLCRELSLLAFNRRVLAQAQDVRVPLLERLRFLCIVSSNIDEFFEVRMAWLRREHKRNPARALDSGMTPAETFAAASAEAHRLIHDQYALFNNELLPALGQAGIRFYRRHTWSDAQREWIKGYFDRELWPILTPVGLDPAHPFPRPLNKSLNFAVELDGKDAFGRSSGMAIVQAPRILPRVVKLPPELCGGEDGFVFLSSILHEYVHLLFPGMDVKGCHQFRLTRDSDLTVGEEDLTNLRAAIQNELHDREYGDGVRLEVADTCPPHIYGFLLGHFKLRPSDLYQVKGPVNLVRLMAVPDMLDRPDLKYAPRSGSLPPFLKKDESVLDAAARQDILLHHPYQSFEPVVRLIREAAADPDVVAVKMTIYRTGTASELANALMNAALAGKQVTVVVELMARFDEANNVNWAQRLEDAGAHVVYGVFGYKVHAKMALVIRREEGRLKRYAHLGTGNYHQGTSRIYTDFGLITADEQITADVNTIFMEITGLGKPGRLNKLYQSPFTLHKMLLEGIRRETEQAKAGKPARIAAKLNSLIEPHIIEALYAASGAGVQIDLIVRGMCALRPQVKGLSENIRVRSIIGRQLEHARVYYFYNGGAEDTYISSADWMGRNFFRRIETCTPVEDPVLKARVIREGLTLALEDNRQAWLMQPDGSYVRAEAHGGKSGSSLQETLWQEYGA; the protein is encoded by the coding sequence ATGCCCCAATCCAACCGCCTGCTGTGCCGCGAACTGAGCCTTTTGGCGTTTAACCGCCGCGTTTTGGCACAGGCGCAGGATGTGCGCGTGCCGCTGTTGGAGCGGCTGCGTTTTTTGTGCATTGTTTCGTCGAATATCGACGAATTTTTCGAAGTGCGCATGGCCTGGCTGCGGCGCGAACACAAGCGCAATCCCGCCCGCGCGCTCGACAGCGGCATGACCCCCGCCGAAACCTTCGCCGCCGCCTCGGCCGAAGCACACAGGCTGATACACGACCAATACGCGCTGTTTAACAACGAGCTGTTGCCCGCGCTGGGTCAGGCGGGCATCCGTTTCTACCGCCGCCACACTTGGAGCGACGCGCAGCGCGAGTGGATCAAGGGCTATTTCGACCGCGAACTGTGGCCCATCCTCACACCCGTCGGCCTCGATCCCGCCCATCCTTTCCCGCGCCCTTTGAACAAATCGCTCAACTTCGCCGTGGAGCTCGACGGCAAAGACGCATTCGGCCGCTCTTCGGGCATGGCCATCGTCCAAGCCCCGCGCATCCTGCCGCGCGTGGTCAAGCTGCCGCCGGAGCTTTGCGGCGGCGAAGACGGCTTCGTATTCCTGTCGTCCATCCTGCACGAATACGTCCACCTGCTTTTCCCCGGCATGGATGTGAAAGGCTGCCACCAGTTCCGCCTCACCCGCGACAGCGACCTCACGGTGGGCGAAGAAGACCTGACCAATCTGCGCGCCGCCATCCAAAACGAGCTGCACGACCGCGAATACGGCGACGGCGTGCGTCTCGAAGTGGCCGACACCTGCCCGCCGCACATCTACGGCTTCCTGCTCGGCCATTTCAAGCTGCGTCCCTCCGACCTTTACCAGGTAAAAGGCCCCGTCAATCTGGTGCGCCTGATGGCCGTACCCGATATGCTCGACCGCCCCGACCTCAAATACGCCCCGCGCAGCGGCAGCCTGCCGCCGTTTTTGAAAAAAGACGAATCGGTGCTGGATGCGGCGGCGCGCCAAGACATCCTGCTGCACCATCCCTACCAGTCTTTCGAACCCGTTGTCCGCCTGATCCGCGAAGCCGCCGCCGATCCCGACGTGGTGGCCGTGAAAATGACCATCTACCGCACCGGCACCGCCTCCGAGCTGGCCAACGCCCTGATGAACGCCGCCCTTGCCGGCAAACAGGTAACGGTGGTGGTGGAACTGATGGCGCGTTTTGACGAAGCCAACAACGTCAATTGGGCGCAGCGGCTCGAAGACGCGGGCGCACACGTCGTTTACGGCGTGTTCGGCTACAAAGTCCACGCCAAAATGGCACTCGTCATCCGCCGCGAAGAAGGCCGTCTGAAACGCTACGCCCACTTGGGCACCGGCAACTACCACCAGGGCACATCGCGCATCTACACCGACTTCGGCCTCATCACCGCCGACGAGCAAATCACCGCCGACGTAAACACCATCTTCATGGAAATCACCGGCTTGGGCAAACCCGGCCGTCTGAACAAGCTCTACCAAAGCCCGTTTACCCTGCACAAAATGCTGCTCGAAGGCATCCGCCGCGAAACCGAGCAGGCCAAGGCCGGCAAGCCCGCCAGAATCGCCGCCAAGCTCAATTCCCTTATCGAACCGCACATTATCGAAGCCCTGTATGCCGCAAGCGGGGCGGGCGTACAGATTGATCTGATTGTGCGCGGCATGTGCGCCCTGCGCCCGCAGGTGAAAGGCCTGTCGGAAAACATCCGCGTGCGCTCCATTATCGGCCGCCAGCTCGAACACGCCCGCGTTTATTATTTCTACAACGGCGGCGCGGAAGACACCTACATATCCAGTGCCGACTGGATGGGGCGCAACTTCTTCCGCCGCATCGAAACCTGCACTCCGGTGGAAGATCCCGTCCTCAAAGCCCGCGTTATCCGCGAAGGCCTCACCCTCGCCCTCGAAGACAACCGCCAGGCATGGCTGATGCAGCCCGACGGCAGCTACGTCCGTGCCGAAGCACACGGCGGCAAAAGCGGCAGCAGCCTGCAAGAAACCCTGTGGCAGGAATACGGCGCGTAA